In Cytophagia bacterium CHB2, the DNA window GGCAGCTTTGGCGGCGGAATACGCGGGAATGCGTGTCAAGGGCCGAAAGGCATTCATTGAACTGACATTCAGAATCACTCCGGATTTTTGCTCCGCCATGTATTTCCCAAAAATCTGGCTCGGTAGAATTGTTCCCATCAAGTTCAGTTTGGACACCCATTCCAGCGCTTCCGGCGACAATTGAAAAAAGGTTTGCTCCGGATTGGTGGTGGCGCGGGGATTGTTGCCGCCGGCGGCATTGATCAAACAATCAATTCGACCAAATGCTTTGATGACTTCTGCGGCGCAGGTCTCGAGTGTTTCCGGTCTGCAAACGTCGCCGTAGACAATGATGGCGCGGCCAATAGTCGTGTCAAGACGATGAATGAGTCGTTCGGCCAGGGAGGGGTCGCGATCCATAATCGCAACGCTGGCATGGCATCCCACCAGAGCACAGGCCATTTCGCCGCCCAGGATGCCGGCGCCGCCGGTGATCACAATCGAGCGTCCCGAAAAATCATACATCCCTTTGAGTTCTTCTAGATTCATGAAGACTTTCTTCGAATTGCAGTCAAAAAAGAATGAAGGCAAAATTATTATGGGAAAAATGTTTGAAAAACGATTGAATATCTGGTGTCGATCAACACGAATGATCTTGCCCTTAACAGTTTTGCCTTTTCCTTAGGAGTGTCGATTAAATAACTTGTCCAAATCTCAAACCGCGAATGCACGCCAATAAGCGCGAATTTTAAAATTAGCGGATATTCGCGTTTATTGGTGGTTCCCCAAACGAGTAAGTTATTTAAATGGCGTTCCTTACTTATTTTAGAAACGGCTCAATGTGCCGGCGGAAGTGGCGTACCAGGTTTTCGTAGTGCGCCTCCTCGTGCTTTTTCAAAGTCTGCAAAATGCGATTCTTGAGAACCGGCTTAAGGGTTATGTCCTTGTGCGTGAGAACAGAACCGAACGTCACATGCAATACCTGCCGCGCATTGGTGTCATCAAAGAGTCGAAGAAAATCCTCCACCGCACAGTCCTGTGCCGCGGGAACTTGATCGAGTTGGGCGGAGACATGATAGGTCGCTTTGTCAATATCGTAACGGCGGCGCGCAAAATCGAGGATTTCGCCGAACAGCTCCGGATCCTTTGCCGCAATCGTGCGCAACGCTTCGAGATAGCTCGTGCCTGCGGTTTTGACATGCACACGGCCGGCTCGCAACGCGCCGATTTCCTGATAGACGCTGAATTTGTCGCTGCCCGAATGAATGCTGATTTTGTATGGGCCGAGTGCTTCAGCGATTTTCACATGCTTGACATACTCTTTTTGGAATAAAACAAGATCGCCTTTAAAGTCAATGCCTTTCTCGAAATCGCCGACGAAGCGCGGCGCCAGGCTCACAAGCTTGACACCCAATCGCTTCAATTCATTGGCTACCAGAAAATGCTCGAACGGCGTGGTCGGAGAATCGGTTTCATCAACCGAAAGCTCGACCTCGTAAGGCCGGCTGCGGTATTTGTTTTCGAGATGGCGATAAAGCGTGACGGTGTGGGCAATGACGGCGCCGTATTTTACCAAAGCGCGGCGTATTTCATCCGCAGTTGGATGAATTTCAAAATCGTTGGCGAGGCGGAACGTCTTGCCATCATATCGCGAACGCATGCCTTCCTGTGAGTCTGCCAAAATATTCCACGGCAGCGAGTTGAGACGATTGGACAACTCTTCGTCGGGAAGCTTCGCGGCCTCATTCACCACGTACGCGCTGGGGTCGAGCGTAAAGAATGTGAATCCCGCCTGCATCATGCGATCGATGTGTTCGGTGATTTTCACATGATCGGCATCTGCGCCGAAACCTTTCTGGTAATCTTCCTGAAAGACTGCCCAGGTGGCGGCATCCATCACCTCGTCGGCGGTGCGCTCGGTGCGCTCAAGCTCGCGAATGGATTGCTGCGCAAGAATGGCGCGCCACGGCGTATCCGCAATCGCGCGCAGATGAGCGGGATTGGCCAGGCCGAGCCGATCGCCCAGGCCAAAGGAATTCTCCAAACCGATCAAAACCGGCCGGGTAAAATCGAAAAACTCGCGCAAAGCCGCCGCATTTTGATGATGCAGCGGACAACAACTGAGCGTCGAAACCGCCGGGAGTTCTTTACCCTCAAATTGAGAAAACGCCGTGCGGGAGTCTCGCGCGCGTGAGATAAACAAATATTTCTTTTCGTTGCGGCGGGCAATAAAAAAATAGGCGCCGTCAATTTGATGAATTGACTTCGGGTAGATTTGCAGTGTTTCATTTTTGGAAAGCTCGACCGGCATGGGTTGATTGCCGCTTCTGGGGGCATTCTTTAGCTTTTCAATAATCGGTGTCAGGCTCATGGTAACACATGCTCCAAAATACTGCATTTTGTGGAAAGCTTTTGAGGGTCCGCGCCTGAAGGCGCCACTACAAGCATGTCATCGGCTGAGACCAAATCCAAAATAGTCGTTTGCATTGTTGAAGCATATATCCGCAACCATGTTCCCGACGAGCGGCATATCTTTGGGGATCAGTCCTCTTTCCATATCTTCACCAAGCAAGTTGCACAGCAGGCGGCGGAAGTAGTCGTGGCGGGGATAGGAAAGAAAACTGCGGGAGTCGGTGAGCATGCCGATGAAACGGCTCAACAATCCCATGTTCGAAAGCGCTTCGAGCTGTTTCTTCATGCCGTCCAGTTGATCGAGAAACCACCAGGCGCTGCCGTATTGCATTTTGCCAGCAACGCTGCCGTCTTGGAAATTGCCGATCATGGTCGCCATCAATTCGTTGTCGCGCGGGTTGAGGTTATACAAGATGGTTTTGGGCAGCTTGTTATCGTCATCCAAACGATTCAGCAATTTGGCCAGCGGCCTGGCAACCTCAAAATCGCCGATCGAATCGAAACCCGTGTCCGGGCCGAGCGTGCGAAACATGCGGCTGTTGTTGTTGCGCAGCGCGCCCAGGTGAAACTGTTGCACCCAGCCTTTCTCATGATACATCAAGCCCAGCTCGTACAGCATCGCGGATTTGAATTTGAGCGCCTCGCTTGTTGCGACGGGCTTGCCCTCCAG includes these proteins:
- a CDS encoding SDR family oxidoreductase gives rise to the protein MYDFSGRSIVITGGAGILGGEMACALVGCHASVAIMDRDPSLAERLIHRLDTTIGRAIIVYGDVCRPETLETCAAEVIKAFGRIDCLINAAGGNNPRATTNPEQTFFQLSPEALEWVSKLNLMGTILPSQIFGKYMAEQKSGVILNVSSMNAFRPLTRIPAYSAAKAAVSNFTQWLAVHMAQEYSPDIRVNAIAPGFFLTEQNRFLLTDKTTGELTPRGKKIIEHTPMNRFGEPEDLLGTVLWLLSPASKFVTGIVVPVDGGFSAYSGV